In a single window of the Cervus elaphus chromosome 1, mCerEla1.1, whole genome shotgun sequence genome:
- the LOC122700177 gene encoding olfactory receptor 8K3-like codes for MAWMDKQNQTMPAEFILTGITDRPELQAPFFVLFLTIYAVSAVGNLGMIVLTKVDSKLQTPMYFFLRNLAFIDLGYSTSVGPKMLVNFVADQNTISYHWCATQLTFFNLFIISELFILSAMAYDRYVAICNPLLYTVVMSPRVCWVLVAVPYVYSASVSLITTIKIFLSSFCGYNIISHFYCDSLPLLTLLCSGTWEIELFILVCSAFNLVSSLLIVLVSYILILKAILKMNTVQGRQKAFSTCGSHLAVVVVLYATLAFMYMQPKASHSFDTDKMASVFFTLVIPMLNPMIYSLRNKEVKGALRREWKNLCKIPI; via the coding sequence ATGGCCTGGATGGACAAACAAAATCAAACGATGCCTGCTGAATTCATCCTCACAGGAATCACAGACCGGCCTGAGCTGCAGGCTCCCTTCTTTGTGCTGTTCCTCACCATCTATGCAGTGTCGGCAGTGGGAAACTTGGGCATGATCGTTCTCACCAAGGTGGACTCCAAGCTGCAGACacccatgtacttctttctcagAAACCTGGCTTTCATCGATCTGGGCTATTCCACATCTGTGGGACCCAAAATGCTGGTAAATTTCGTAGCTGATCAAAACACAATCTCTTACCATTGGTGTGCTACGCAGCTGACTTTCTTCAACTTGTTCATCATCAGTGAACTCTTCATCCTGTCGGCAATGGCCTATGACCGTTACGTGGCCATCTGCAACCCTCTGCTCTACACAGTAGTGATGTCACCGAGAGTATGCTGGGTGCTGGTCGCCGTCCCCTATGTTTACAGCGCCTCTGTTTCTCTGATAACTACCATCAAGatatttctttcatctttctgtGGCTATAACATCATCAGTCATTTCTACTGTGACAGTCTCCCCTTGCTAACTTTGCTGTGCTCAGGCACATGGGAAATCGAGCTGTTCATACTGGTCTGTTCCGCATTTAATTTGGTTTCATCTCTCCTGATAGTCCTTGTGTCTTACATACTGATCCTTAAGGCCATCCTAAAAATGAACACTGTACAGGGCAGGCAGAAGGCTTTCTCCACCTGCGGCTCTCACCTGGCAGTGGTAGTTGTACTATATGCCACGCTGGCCTTTATGTACATGCAGCCCAAGGCCAGCCACTCTTTTGATACTGACAAAATGGCCTCTGTATTTTTCACTTTGGTCATACCCATGCTGAACCCTATGATCTACAGCTTGAGGAACAAGGAAGTAAAAGGTGCTCTGCGTAGGGAGTGGAAAAATCTCTGCAAAATCCCCATATAG
- the LOC122700154 gene encoding olfactory receptor 8J2-like — protein sequence MAAGNHTQVTEFILMGISDLVELQIPLFCVFLVIYGLTLAGNLGIVILTSVDSQLQTPMYFFLKHLAIINLGNSSVIAPKMLVNFLVTKKTISYYACAAQLGGFIVFVVAEIFMLAAMAYDRYVAVCNPLLYLVVVCPRICLLLVALIYVYSLTTALTVSSCVFSVSYCSSNVINHFYCDNVPLLALSCSDTYIPEIAAFAFSGTNLFFSMIIVLTSYFNIILAILRIRSSEGRQKAFSTCASHMLAVTVFYGTLLFMYLQPRTNHSLDTDKMASVFYTLVIPMLNPLIYSLRNKDVKDALKRFLDNPCQSFRLMQI from the coding sequence ATGGCTGCAGGGAATCACACTCAAGTGACTGAATTCATTCTAATGGGAATCTCAGATCTCGTAGAACTCCAGAttcctcttttttgtgtgttcctGGTCATCTATGGACTGACCCTGGCAGGGAACCTGGGAATCGTCATCCTCACCAGTGTGGACTCTCAGCTTCAAacccccatgtactttttcctcaagCACTTGGCTATCATCAATTTGGGCAATTCTTCTGTCATTGCCCCCAAGATGTTGGTTAACTTCTTGGTTACAAAGAAAACCATATCTTACTATGCATGTGCAGCCCAGCTAGGTGGATTCATAGTTTTTGTTGTGGCTGAGATTTTCATGCTGGctgccatggcctatgaccgctacgtggcTGTTTGCAACCCCCTGCTTTATCTGGTGGTGGTTTGTCCACGGATCTGCCTCCTCCTGGTGGCCCTTATTTACGTCTACAGTCTGACCACAGCACTGACGGTCTCCTCCTGTGTGTTTTCTGTGTCTTACTGTTCGTCCAATGTGATCAACCACTTTTACTGTGACAATGTCCCTTTGTTAGCATTGTCCTGTTCTGATACCTACATTCCAGAAATAGCAGCGTTTGCCTTTTCGGGGaccaatttgtttttctctatgatTATTGTTCTGACATCCTACTTCAACATCATCCTTGCCATTTTGAGGATACGCTCTTCAGAAGGGCGACAAAAAGCCTTTTCCACCTGTGCTTCTCACATGCTGGCTGTCACTGTGTTCTATGGGACTCTTCTCTTCATGTATTTGCAACCAAGGACCAACCACTCATTAGATACTGATAAGATGGCCTCGGTCTTCTACACCCTGGTGATTCCAATGCTGAACCCCCTCATTTACAGCCTAAGGAACAAGGACGTGAAGGATGCATTGAAGAGATTCCTGGATAACCCATGTCAGTCATTCAGATTAATGCAAATTTAA